One Streptomyces sp. NBC_00554 DNA segment encodes these proteins:
- a CDS encoding ABC transporter substrate-binding protein, which yields MTKVTFARSTRTSATYAVSLLVAAAAALTGCGSSDSGSDDPLQDDAAAGGTVVVGSNNFPESILLADIYGEALKSKGIKVSYKLNIGSRETTYGLIKNGTITVMPEYNGALLSYLNADAVPTSVEDTNKSITAELDSKLTLLEPSKAEDKDAVAINEATAKKYSLTSESTIADLADVASELVIGGSPEFQTRQQGLLGLKSEYGLEFKSFKALDAGGPLTVAALKGNNIQAADLFTTDPTIAANKFVVLKDPKNLFSFQNVTPLAYKSDLPAEGVSVLNEISAKLDTETLIGLNSEVQADNKDPLDVAKTWLSSAGLS from the coding sequence ATGACCAAAGTGACCTTCGCCAGAAGCACCAGAACGTCCGCAACGTACGCTGTTTCCCTGCTGGTTGCGGCCGCTGCCGCCCTGACGGGCTGCGGCTCCTCCGACTCCGGCAGCGACGACCCCTTGCAGGACGACGCCGCCGCCGGCGGGACGGTGGTGGTCGGCTCCAACAACTTCCCCGAGAGCATCCTGCTCGCCGACATCTACGGCGAGGCCCTCAAGTCCAAGGGCATCAAGGTCAGTTACAAGCTGAACATCGGCAGCCGTGAGACCACGTACGGACTGATCAAGAACGGCACGATCACGGTCATGCCCGAATACAACGGCGCTCTGCTGTCCTATCTGAATGCCGACGCGGTACCGACCTCGGTCGAGGACACCAACAAGTCCATCACCGCCGAACTCGATTCCAAGCTCACCCTGTTGGAGCCGTCCAAGGCCGAGGACAAGGACGCGGTCGCCATCAACGAGGCGACGGCCAAGAAGTACAGCCTCACCAGCGAGTCGACGATCGCCGACCTCGCCGACGTGGCCTCTGAGCTGGTCATCGGCGGTTCTCCCGAGTTCCAGACGCGCCAGCAGGGGCTGTTGGGCCTCAAGTCCGAGTACGGCCTTGAATTCAAGTCCTTCAAGGCGCTGGACGCGGGCGGTCCGCTGACGGTCGCGGCCCTCAAGGGCAACAACATTCAGGCCGCGGACCTTTTCACCACGGACCCCACCATCGCCGCCAACAAGTTCGTCGTACTCAAGGACCCGAAGAATCTCTTCAGTTTCCAGAACGTGACTCCGCTGGCGTACAAGAGCGATCTTCCGGCCGAGGGCGTTTCCGTACTCAATGAGATATCGGCGAAGCTCGACACCGAAACCCTGATCGGGCTCAACAGCGAGGTGCAGGCCGACAACAAGGACCCGCTGGACGTGGCCAAGACGTGGCTGTCCTCCGCCGGACTGTCCTGA
- a CDS encoding MFS transporter encodes MPRKSTRLTFAVLATGAGVFSMLQSLIAPALPTVQHALHTSQSTATWVMTAYLLSASVFTPILGRVGDLIGKKRTLVAVLVTVTIGCLLAALAPTIGVLIVARVVQGIGGALFPLSFGIIRDEFTPAEVSPSISNLSAVIAAGGGVGMVAAGPIVTALDYRWLFWLPVGIVAVTTLIALRYVPESPSRAEGRVNWLGAVLLSGWLVALLLPLSQASRWGWGSARVVGLFAAAVLLFALWLLAEARSRSPLIDLRIMRLPAVWTTNAAALLFGAGMYSIWSFLPGFVQTPSSAGYGFGSSVTAAGLLMLPMLIAMFCSGVLSGRLEPVLGAKKLLTTGAALGAVACGFLALWHDQQWQVAVAAGIFGLGIGLAFASMANLIVGSVPAEQTGAATGMNANIRTIGGSIGAAVTSVLVTGHLQPSGLPYASGYTHGFTLLALLCLAAALAALLVPVQRPGRISGKPRASFEGSPAESETGAMMPR; translated from the coding sequence ATGCCCCGGAAGTCCACCCGCCTCACCTTCGCGGTCCTCGCGACCGGTGCGGGCGTGTTCTCCATGCTCCAGTCGCTGATCGCGCCGGCCCTGCCGACCGTTCAGCACGCACTGCACACCTCGCAGTCCACCGCGACCTGGGTGATGACGGCGTACCTGCTGTCCGCATCGGTCTTCACCCCGATACTCGGCCGCGTCGGCGACCTGATCGGCAAGAAACGCACCCTCGTCGCCGTCCTGGTGACCGTGACCATCGGCTGTCTGCTCGCCGCGCTCGCCCCGACCATCGGGGTTCTGATCGTCGCCCGGGTCGTCCAGGGCATCGGCGGCGCGCTGTTCCCGCTGTCCTTCGGCATCATCCGGGACGAGTTCACCCCCGCCGAGGTCAGCCCCAGCATCAGCAACCTGTCCGCGGTGATCGCCGCGGGCGGCGGCGTGGGCATGGTGGCCGCCGGTCCCATCGTGACCGCGCTCGACTACCGCTGGCTGTTCTGGCTCCCCGTCGGCATCGTCGCCGTCACCACGCTCATCGCCCTGCGCTACGTTCCCGAGTCGCCCAGCCGGGCCGAGGGACGCGTCAACTGGCTCGGCGCCGTACTACTCTCCGGCTGGCTGGTGGCCCTGCTGCTCCCGCTCAGCCAGGCGAGCCGGTGGGGCTGGGGATCGGCCCGGGTGGTCGGTCTTTTCGCCGCCGCCGTGCTGCTCTTCGCGCTGTGGCTGCTGGCCGAGGCGCGCTCCCGCTCTCCGCTGATCGACCTGCGCATCATGCGGCTGCCCGCCGTGTGGACCACCAACGCCGCCGCCCTGCTGTTCGGCGCGGGCATGTATTCGATCTGGTCCTTCCTCCCCGGCTTCGTACAGACCCCGAGCTCCGCGGGTTACGGCTTCGGCTCGAGCGTCACCGCGGCCGGACTGCTCATGCTGCCGATGCTGATCGCGATGTTCTGCTCGGGCGTGCTGAGCGGTCGCCTGGAACCCGTACTGGGCGCCAAGAAACTGCTCACGACCGGCGCCGCGCTCGGCGCCGTGGCCTGCGGCTTCCTCGCCCTCTGGCACGACCAGCAGTGGCAGGTGGCCGTCGCCGCGGGCATCTTCGGCCTCGGCATCGGACTGGCCTTCGCCTCGATGGCCAACCTGATCGTCGGCAGCGTCCCGGCCGAACAGACCGGCGCCGCGACCGGCATGAACGCCAACATCCGCACCATCGGCGGCTCCATCGGCGCGGCCGTGACCAGCGTCCTGGTCACCGGGCACCTCCAGCCCTCGGGCCTGCCGTACGCCTCCGGATACACCCACGGCTTCACCCTGCTCGCCCTGCTCTGCCTCGCCGCGGCCCTGGCGGCGCTCCTCGTGCCCGTCCAGCGCCCCGGGCGGATCTCCGGTAAGCCCCGTGCGTCCTTCGAGGGATCACCTGCGGAGTCGGAGACCGGTGCCATGATGCCCAGGTGA
- a CDS encoding ATP/GTP-binding protein → MVSELSPTPGARSVSADTEGPRPPMPVKMVIAGGFGVGKTTTVGAISEIEPLTTEASITSVAAGVDDLSHTPQKVTTTVAMDFGCVTLDPTLKLYLFGTPGQERFGFMWDDLMEGALGGLVIVDTRRLDDCYAAVDYFEHREIPFAVAINAFDGKVEHDLNDVRWALDVGEHVPLTVFDARERGSVRDALLVVLEHALATAQK, encoded by the coding sequence ATGGTCTCCGAGCTATCCCCGACTCCCGGGGCGCGATCCGTGAGCGCTGACACCGAGGGTCCCCGGCCGCCGATGCCGGTGAAGATGGTCATCGCGGGCGGCTTCGGCGTGGGCAAGACCACGACGGTGGGCGCCATTTCCGAAATCGAGCCGCTGACCACCGAGGCGTCCATCACCTCGGTCGCCGCGGGCGTCGACGACCTCTCCCACACCCCGCAGAAGGTGACGACCACCGTCGCCATGGACTTCGGCTGCGTCACCCTCGACCCGACGCTGAAGCTCTATCTGTTCGGCACCCCCGGCCAGGAGCGCTTCGGGTTCATGTGGGACGACCTGATGGAGGGCGCGCTCGGCGGCCTCGTCATCGTCGACACCCGGCGACTCGACGACTGCTACGCGGCCGTCGACTACTTCGAGCACCGCGAGATCCCCTTCGCGGTGGCCATCAACGCCTTCGACGGCAAGGTCGAGCACGACCTGAACGACGTACGGTGGGCCCTCGACGTCGGCGAGCACGTGCCGCTCACCGTGTTCGACGCCCGCGAACGCGGATCGGTACGCGACGCACTCCTCGTCGTCCTCGAACACGCCCTGGCCACCGCGCAGAAGTAG
- a CDS encoding roadblock/LC7 domain-containing protein produces the protein MTNLTGKPESGAAEPVTDVKAAAADFNWLLNRFATETAGVVDVIGVSSDGLLLAVSQLRGQADSERLAAIVSGITSLAMGASGNYGLGGLNKVIIDLEEGHVLVSALGAGAVLGVVASKEAKLGNIAYEMTLFANRAGAVLSPQLVMELKNTVGIAPTG, from the coding sequence GTGACCAATTTGACAGGCAAGCCGGAATCCGGAGCCGCGGAACCGGTGACGGACGTCAAGGCCGCCGCTGCCGACTTCAATTGGCTGCTCAATCGATTCGCCACCGAGACCGCCGGGGTCGTCGACGTCATCGGTGTCTCCTCCGACGGCCTGCTCCTCGCGGTGTCCCAACTGCGCGGCCAGGCGGACTCGGAGAGGCTCGCCGCGATCGTCTCCGGCATCACCAGCCTCGCCATGGGCGCGTCTGGGAACTACGGGCTCGGTGGCCTGAACAAGGTCATCATCGACCTGGAGGAGGGACACGTCCTGGTGTCTGCGCTCGGCGCGGGCGCGGTGCTCGGCGTGGTCGCCTCCAAGGAGGCGAAGCTCGGCAACATCGCGTACGAGATGACGCTGTTCGCCAACCGCGCGGGTGCCGTCCTGAGCCCCCAGCTGGTCATGGAACTCAAGAACACCGTGGGCATCGCACCGACCGGCTGA
- a CDS encoding ABC transporter permease, whose protein sequence is MNGFFDIPSDLQSSYLGLISTHMQEALIPVLVGLLLALPIGLLCLRFNWIYPPVLWFTTVLYAIPSIAFFVVLIDYTGLSKTTVMIPLCLYSLVILVPAVVDGVRSVPEETIAAATAMGIGPARRYFQVQLPIAVPAIMAGLRVATASSISLVSVGALIGNEGALGNLLTTAMLYHRPILAVNSVVTTAVLAVLVDAVLVLLRRVLTPWQPPSGSKAARRTPPKTAGAARTPESVS, encoded by the coding sequence ATGAACGGCTTCTTCGACATCCCGAGCGACCTCCAGAGCAGCTATCTCGGCCTGATCTCCACGCATATGCAGGAGGCGCTGATCCCGGTGCTCGTCGGCCTTCTGCTGGCGCTCCCGATCGGCCTGCTGTGCCTCCGCTTCAACTGGATCTATCCGCCGGTCCTCTGGTTCACCACGGTGCTGTACGCCATCCCGTCGATCGCCTTCTTCGTGGTGCTCATCGACTACACGGGACTGAGCAAGACGACCGTGATGATCCCGCTGTGCCTCTACAGCCTGGTGATCCTGGTCCCGGCGGTCGTCGACGGCGTCCGCTCGGTGCCCGAGGAGACGATCGCCGCCGCCACGGCGATGGGCATCGGTCCCGCGCGCCGTTACTTCCAGGTCCAACTCCCCATCGCCGTACCCGCGATCATGGCGGGACTGCGGGTGGCGACCGCGTCGAGCATCAGCCTGGTCAGCGTCGGGGCGCTGATCGGCAACGAGGGGGCGCTCGGCAATCTGCTGACCACCGCGATGCTCTACCACCGCCCGATCCTCGCCGTGAACTCGGTGGTCACCACCGCCGTCCTCGCGGTGCTGGTCGACGCCGTGCTCGTCCTGCTGCGGCGCGTACTCACCCCCTGGCAGCCGCCCTCCGGCAGCAAGGCCGCACGCCGTACGCCGCCCAAGACCGCGGGCGCCGCCCGCACCCCGGAGAGCGTCTCGTGA
- a CDS encoding TetR/AcrR family transcriptional regulator translates to MTAQPFPVSEIVAARRPHRKDAARNYDALIAAAREAFAENGAETSLEDIARRAGVGIGTLYRNFPTRRHLFESVYADEVDDLCQVAQDVAVLEPWEALASWLRRFVDYTVTKRAIREALNNESEIFLACRDSMYAAGGPLFERAQKAGEARADMAFDDLLRMVAGITSTTFLDDAQRDRVLAVALDGVRTAR, encoded by the coding sequence GTGACGGCTCAGCCGTTCCCCGTCAGCGAGATCGTCGCGGCCCGCCGCCCGCACCGGAAGGACGCCGCGCGCAACTACGACGCCCTGATCGCCGCCGCGCGCGAGGCGTTCGCGGAGAACGGCGCCGAGACCTCGCTCGAGGACATCGCCCGCCGCGCGGGCGTCGGGATCGGCACCCTCTACCGGAACTTCCCGACCCGCCGCCACCTCTTCGAGAGCGTCTACGCGGACGAGGTGGACGACCTCTGCCAGGTCGCCCAGGACGTCGCCGTACTGGAGCCGTGGGAGGCGCTGGCCTCGTGGCTGCGCCGGTTCGTGGACTACACGGTGACCAAGCGGGCCATCCGCGAGGCGCTCAACAACGAGTCGGAGATCTTCCTGGCCTGCCGGGACTCGATGTACGCGGCGGGCGGTCCGCTGTTCGAGCGGGCGCAGAAGGCCGGCGAGGCGCGAGCCGACATGGCCTTCGACGACCTCCTGCGGATGGTCGCCGGGATCACCTCGACGACCTTCCTCGACGACGCCCAGCGCGACCGCGTCCTTGCCGTCGCCCTCGACGGCGTCCGCACCGCACGCTGA
- a CDS encoding DUF742 domain-containing protein, protein MTTAGEPSGDDDSAWGTEPPASVVRPFLLTAGRIAGGDSLVPPIPIETQVVATDLGLAALDAFVFDQHRDIIAVCRQPQSLAEIAAKLRMHLNVIRVLADDLRADGQLALYAPQADSARDATVLRRVIDGLRAIPDSRGAIRER, encoded by the coding sequence GTGACGACGGCCGGCGAGCCATCAGGCGACGACGACAGCGCGTGGGGCACGGAGCCCCCCGCGTCGGTCGTCCGGCCCTTCCTGCTCACCGCGGGCCGGATCGCCGGCGGCGACAGTCTCGTACCGCCGATCCCGATCGAGACCCAGGTGGTGGCAACGGACTTGGGTCTTGCCGCACTTGACGCCTTCGTCTTCGACCAGCACCGCGACATCATCGCGGTCTGCCGCCAGCCGCAGTCGCTGGCGGAGATCGCGGCGAAACTGCGGATGCACTTGAATGTGATCAGGGTGCTCGCCGACGATCTGCGCGCCGACGGTCAACTGGCCTTGTACGCACCGCAGGCCGACTCCGCCCGCGACGCCACCGTATTGCGAAGGGTTATCGATGGTCTCCGAGCTATCCCCGACTCCCGGGGCGCGATCCGTGAGCGCTGA
- a CDS encoding ABC transporter ATP-binding protein encodes MIAIEDVSKRYADGTVAVDRLSLQIPNHSITVLVGPSGCGKTTTLRMINRMVEPSGGTIRVNGEDIQRQPVNALRQSMGYVIQNAGLFQHRTILDNIATVPRLLGWTKQRARARAAELMERVGLDKDMARRYPYQLSGGQQQRVGVARALAADPPVLLMDEPFSAVDPVVRRGLQEELLRIQGELGKAIVFVTHDMDEAIRIGDRVAVLRTGGKLAQFATPDELLSSPADSFVEEFLGADRGIRGLSFLSTRDLPLDRSRVLPVGTDWQETAGRIGAEAPVLVTDADGRPLGWADLATWADDVKTLEPYGQTFEIGRDSLRVALDRAVLSPTGQAVAVDGAGKVLGLAGQEKIAAAIRAARQQRAADSPELPPQVKAAR; translated from the coding sequence TTGATAGCCATCGAAGATGTCAGCAAGCGATACGCCGACGGCACTGTGGCCGTCGATCGCCTGTCACTCCAGATACCGAACCACTCCATCACCGTGCTCGTCGGGCCTTCGGGGTGCGGCAAGACCACCACGCTGCGCATGATCAACCGCATGGTCGAGCCGAGCGGCGGCACGATCCGGGTCAACGGCGAGGACATCCAGCGCCAGCCGGTCAACGCCCTTCGCCAGTCCATGGGTTACGTCATCCAGAACGCGGGGCTCTTCCAGCACCGCACGATCCTCGACAACATCGCCACGGTGCCGCGGCTGCTCGGCTGGACCAAGCAGCGCGCCCGGGCCCGTGCCGCCGAACTCATGGAACGGGTCGGCCTCGACAAGGACATGGCCCGCCGCTACCCCTACCAGCTCTCCGGGGGCCAGCAGCAGCGTGTCGGTGTCGCCCGCGCGCTGGCCGCGGACCCGCCGGTGCTGCTGATGGACGAGCCGTTCTCCGCGGTCGACCCGGTCGTACGCCGGGGCCTTCAGGAGGAGTTGCTGCGCATTCAGGGCGAACTCGGCAAGGCGATCGTGTTCGTCACCCACGACATGGACGAGGCCATCAGGATCGGTGACCGCGTCGCGGTGCTGCGCACCGGCGGCAAGCTCGCCCAATTCGCCACTCCGGACGAGCTGTTGTCGTCGCCGGCCGACTCCTTCGTCGAGGAGTTCCTGGGCGCCGACCGGGGCATCCGCGGTCTGTCGTTCCTGTCCACGCGCGACCTCCCCCTGGACCGCTCCCGGGTCCTCCCGGTCGGCACCGACTGGCAGGAGACCGCCGGGCGCATCGGCGCGGAGGCACCCGTCCTGGTCACCGACGCCGACGGCAGGCCGCTGGGCTGGGCCGACCTCGCGACGTGGGCCGATGACGTCAAGACCCTTGAACCGTACGGGCAGACCTTCGAGATCGGCCGGGACTCGCTGCGCGTGGCCCTGGACCGGGCGGTGCTGTCGCCCACCGGCCAGGCGGTCGCCGTGGACGGCGCGGGGAAGGTGCTGGGCCTCGCCGGGCAGGAGAAGATCGCCGCGGCGATCCGCGCGGCCAGGCAGCAGCGGGCGGCGGACTCACCGGAGCTTCCCCCGCAGGTGAAGGCCGCGCGATGA
- a CDS encoding ATP-binding protein, protein MPAHRKAVLGEPSAATRIGRTPTLLDRWPFRRKLNVLVIVPLTVVSVMLSYFVYLQVDRAVSAADTAQLVRDSAEVTKLIDGVQTEHRQALLVSLRYEAAASDEGPPETAAYLDAQQQVNTQADAVRSAFGDRLPDAEAQALKELEGLDSLRQTVESGPIPADNIDPAYGSVIEGLINGLGLGQSPSESTSSAGNLLDALLRADTAHASFETSVFAARTKNSNALIEYTGAVGDYDQYTYQAERFTRFASQEQGSDLAGIEHSPYQSVIAQHYAELQVDPGALVAENAQQLGSVLDEALSADPTYERQAQNRLKITESLIGEIAAETQDASNTAWWLVVWLVVGNLLAFVAWFLFSVLMRRSVVRTVQSLTSAAQHVAAAAEHELARVADDDAEDASPPRLEAVPVPVRDEIGELAEAFNQVQVTATALLERQVVSRRNIAEMFGNVGRRVSNLTARQLALIDSVERGETDPEVLDRLYRIDHIAVRLQRNADSLMLLAGIREGGLSTGPMRLSNIVRAALGQIEGYQRVTPHAEGDVTVAPDIVGDLTLMLAELLENAVMFSPASSSVEVVLRPRHGSIGGALVEIIDHGLGMNTERLAEENARLIRRERLDLAPTEVLGLFVVGGLSRRWGIEVVLSRTPGGGVTATVAVPSSHLLLADPTGAAARAPHIMPAARRSGPPEPRPSTVEPAPGASALPRRVPSRSRVEEAPGHGRRQESATVSGGEEALAHPRDGLIQRRGKANSGAAPSGSDDATGSLRRRVRGATLSSSTASTRLPKQPMPTPRPPAWQPVDPEATRSELDEFEAAVLRAQSECEAEDMSPGAPTEQTTQNNRSSFPEGTSK, encoded by the coding sequence GTGCCCGCGCACAGGAAAGCCGTCCTGGGAGAGCCGTCCGCGGCAACCCGAATAGGCCGGACTCCGACCCTCCTTGACCGTTGGCCCTTCCGCCGGAAGCTCAACGTCCTGGTGATCGTGCCGCTCACGGTCGTCTCGGTGATGCTCTCCTACTTCGTCTACCTCCAGGTCGACCGGGCCGTCTCCGCCGCCGACACCGCCCAACTGGTGCGGGACAGCGCGGAGGTCACCAAGCTCATCGACGGCGTGCAGACCGAGCACCGGCAGGCGCTCCTCGTCTCGCTGCGCTACGAGGCCGCCGCCTCCGACGAGGGCCCGCCCGAGACCGCTGCCTATCTTGACGCCCAGCAGCAGGTCAACACCCAGGCGGATGCCGTCCGTTCGGCCTTCGGGGACCGGCTGCCCGACGCCGAGGCGCAGGCGCTCAAGGAACTGGAGGGCCTGGACAGCCTCCGGCAGACCGTCGAGTCGGGGCCCATTCCGGCCGACAACATCGACCCGGCGTACGGATCGGTCATCGAGGGACTGATCAACGGCCTCGGACTCGGCCAGTCGCCCAGCGAGTCCACGTCGTCCGCGGGCAATCTGCTCGACGCGCTGCTGCGCGCCGACACCGCCCACGCCTCCTTCGAGACCAGCGTCTTCGCGGCCCGGACCAAGAACTCCAACGCGCTGATCGAGTACACCGGCGCCGTCGGTGACTACGACCAGTACACCTACCAGGCCGAGCGGTTCACCCGGTTCGCCAGCCAGGAACAGGGCAGCGACCTCGCCGGGATCGAACACAGCCCGTACCAGAGCGTCATCGCCCAGCACTACGCCGAGCTCCAGGTCGACCCCGGCGCGCTGGTCGCCGAGAACGCGCAACAGCTGGGCAGCGTCCTCGACGAAGCGTTGAGCGCCGACCCCACCTACGAGCGCCAGGCGCAGAACCGGCTGAAGATCACCGAGTCGCTCATCGGCGAGATCGCCGCCGAGACCCAGGACGCGTCGAACACAGCCTGGTGGCTGGTGGTCTGGCTGGTCGTCGGAAACCTGCTCGCCTTCGTGGCCTGGTTCCTGTTCTCGGTGCTGATGCGCCGCTCCGTGGTGCGGACCGTGCAGAGCCTCACCTCGGCGGCCCAGCATGTGGCCGCGGCGGCGGAGCACGAGCTGGCCCGCGTCGCGGACGACGACGCCGAGGACGCCAGCCCGCCGCGCCTGGAAGCCGTACCCGTGCCGGTCCGCGACGAGATCGGTGAACTCGCCGAGGCCTTCAACCAGGTTCAGGTCACCGCGACCGCCCTGCTGGAGCGCCAGGTCGTCAGCCGCCGGAACATCGCCGAGATGTTCGGCAACGTCGGCCGTCGCGTCAGCAACCTGACGGCACGTCAACTCGCGCTGATCGACTCGGTGGAGCGCGGCGAGACCGACCCCGAGGTACTGGACCGGCTCTACCGCATCGACCACATCGCCGTACGTCTCCAGCGCAACGCCGACAGTCTGATGCTGCTCGCCGGAATCCGTGAGGGCGGCCTCAGCACCGGCCCGATGCGGCTGAGCAACATCGTCCGCGCCGCGCTCGGCCAGATCGAGGGCTACCAGCGCGTCACCCCGCACGCCGAAGGCGATGTCACCGTAGCCCCTGACATCGTTGGCGATCTGACGCTGATGCTCGCCGAACTGCTGGAGAACGCGGTGATGTTCTCCCCGGCGTCCAGCAGCGTCGAAGTGGTCCTGCGGCCCCGGCACGGCTCCATCGGCGGCGCCCTGGTCGAGATCATCGACCACGGGCTCGGGATGAACACCGAGCGGCTGGCCGAGGAGAACGCCCGCCTGATCCGCCGCGAGCGGCTCGACCTGGCGCCCACCGAGGTCCTCGGCCTCTTCGTGGTCGGCGGTCTGTCCCGGCGCTGGGGCATCGAAGTCGTCCTGTCCCGCACCCCGGGCGGCGGCGTCACCGCCACGGTCGCGGTCCCCTCCTCGCATCTGCTGCTCGCCGACCCGACGGGAGCCGCGGCGCGGGCCCCGCACATCATGCCGGCCGCCCGCCGCTCCGGCCCGCCCGAGCCGCGCCCTTCGACGGTCGAGCCTGCGCCCGGCGCCTCGGCCCTGCCCCGCAGGGTTCCGTCACGGTCCCGGGTCGAGGAAGCCCCCGGCCACGGGCGCAGGCAGGAATCCGCGACGGTGTCCGGCGGCGAGGAAGCCCTGGCCCATCCGAGGGACGGGCTCATTCAGCGGCGCGGCAAGGCCAACTCCGGCGCCGCCCCGTCGGGTTCAGACGACGCCACCGGTTCGCTGCGGCGCCGGGTGCGCGGTGCGACCCTGTCGTCGAGCACCGCGTCGACCCGCCTGCCCAAGCAGCCCATGCCGACTCCGCGGCCGCCCGCCTGGCAGCCTGTCGATCCGGAGGCCACCCGGTCCGAGCTCGACGAGTTCGAGGCCGCTGTCCTGCGGGCCCAGAGCGAGTGCGAGGCTGAGGACATGAGCCCCGGAGCACCGACCGAGCAGACCACCCAGAACAACAGATCCTCATTCCCGGAAGGCACGAGCAAGTGA
- a CDS encoding ABC transporter permease gives MNVLNFMQNFFTDGSHWHGYDGIPQRVWEHVQYTAAALAIAAAIGLPVGLVTGHTGRGGNALAFVASGARALPTFGLLVLMFVWLGLGIVPVMIPLVVLAIPPILITTYEAIRTLDPSPVDAARGMGMSEGKILFQVEVPAALPLILSGLRSATIQIVSTATIAAYVALGGVGRYILDGLYQRNFEKTAGGAALIAILALLVLVVFWAVARVAVSPGVRRRRTA, from the coding sequence GTGAACGTACTCAACTTCATGCAGAACTTCTTCACCGACGGATCCCACTGGCACGGGTACGACGGGATCCCGCAGCGCGTCTGGGAGCACGTCCAGTACACCGCCGCGGCGCTCGCGATCGCCGCGGCCATCGGCCTGCCCGTCGGCCTCGTCACCGGCCACACCGGCCGCGGCGGCAACGCGCTGGCGTTCGTGGCCTCGGGGGCCCGGGCGCTGCCGACGTTCGGGCTCCTGGTGCTGATGTTCGTCTGGCTGGGCCTCGGCATCGTGCCCGTGATGATCCCGCTCGTGGTGCTGGCGATCCCCCCGATCCTCATCACCACGTACGAGGCGATCCGCACCCTGGACCCCTCCCCCGTCGACGCCGCCCGCGGCATGGGCATGTCGGAGGGGAAGATCCTTTTCCAGGTCGAGGTGCCGGCGGCGCTGCCGCTGATCCTCAGCGGTCTGCGCTCGGCGACGATCCAGATCGTGTCGACGGCCACGATCGCCGCCTATGTGGCGCTGGGCGGGGTCGGCCGGTACATCCTGGACGGCCTGTACCAGCGCAACTTCGAGAAGACGGCCGGCGGGGCCGCCCTCATCGCCATCCTGGCGCTGCTCGTCCTCGTGGTGTTCTGGGCGGTGGCCCGGGTGGCGGTGTCCCCGGGGGTGCGCAGGCGCCGTACGGCCTGA